The Pseudomonas azotoformans genome has a segment encoding these proteins:
- a CDS encoding helix-turn-helix transcriptional regulator, producing the protein MSLFREVGMHAGLGRTVAHIGTEHFWKQLVLLLHQCLPFDNALAIFYPVDGPPQALEEYDAQPSSKPASMLVYLNGLYLLDPFFQACREGYASGVYRLEEVAPDHFRQSEYFLNYFHDNVLEDEVQFILQLPGAGTLSLSLGMQRRFSFDETGLMTTVAAWVLPLMQQHWQQSTQRAPAMDSQIRDALSQFGCGVLSDRELEIARLVLRGFSSKAMAERLNISPDTVKVHRRHLYAKLDISSQPELFSLFIQSLGHDLEHP; encoded by the coding sequence ATGAGCCTGTTTCGCGAAGTCGGCATGCACGCCGGCCTGGGCCGCACCGTCGCACACATCGGCACCGAGCATTTCTGGAAACAGTTGGTGTTGTTGCTGCACCAGTGCCTGCCGTTCGATAACGCCTTGGCGATCTTCTACCCGGTGGATGGCCCGCCCCAGGCCTTGGAAGAATACGACGCGCAGCCCAGCAGCAAACCTGCGTCGATGCTGGTGTACCTCAATGGCTTGTATTTGCTCGACCCGTTTTTCCAGGCCTGTCGCGAGGGCTATGCCAGCGGCGTGTACCGCCTGGAGGAAGTGGCACCGGATCATTTTCGCCAGAGTGAATACTTCCTCAATTACTTCCATGACAACGTGCTGGAAGACGAGGTGCAGTTCATCCTGCAATTGCCGGGCGCGGGGACGTTGTCGCTGTCGTTGGGCATGCAGCGGCGTTTCAGTTTTGATGAGACCGGGCTGATGACCACCGTGGCCGCCTGGGTATTGCCGCTGATGCAGCAACACTGGCAGCAAAGCACCCAGCGTGCGCCGGCGATGGACAGTCAGATCAGGGACGCGTTGAGCCAGTTCGGTTGTGGTGTGCTGTCGGACCGCGAGCTGGAAATCGCCCGGTTGGTGTTGCGCGGGTTCTCGTCCAAGGCTATGGCCGAGCGGCTGAATATCTCGCCGGACACGGTGAAGGTGCACCGTCGGCATTTGTACGCCAAGCTGGATATATCGTCACAGCCAGAGTTGTTTTCGTTGTTTATCCAGTCGTTGGGGCATGATTTGGAACACCCCTGA
- a CDS encoding APC family permease — protein MSTSPTLDGVLKPTLSVFDVVAITVSAVTPASSVFVIAPFAIQQAGSGVFLAFVMAGLLALMFAFCYAELGRAHNSAGGEYVYAKRVFGGMAGYATFLTVLVMLLFIPPVLATGAATYLNNALGTKFDSQTVALVIVVCSYALGILNIKLNAWITGTCLLLEVAALLVIVVIGFGNPVQPASVLFQPQIVENGVLHLAPWALVIGAVGIGLFSYNGYGPAVLLAEDMKCGGKGVHKAVLWSLGLVVIIELVPITALLIGAPSLSEMISSPDPIGYLLTSHGNETLSRLVSAGIFLSVFNAIVAIVIQIGRVVFSSGRDALWTPSINKLFTRIHPRWDSPWLATLFLAIPSALLSFSSNLADLTSFSVLLIMLVYLVVALSALMSRVLLRDREHPYRMPLWPLPALVAVLGAGYLLVTLVAAASIRDIMIIIGLLALSVILYCISGRLSPVFQKL, from the coding sequence ATGAGCACTTCCCCCACGCTCGACGGCGTGCTGAAACCCACCTTGAGTGTCTTTGATGTGGTCGCCATCACCGTGTCGGCGGTGACGCCGGCCAGTTCCGTGTTTGTGATTGCGCCCTTTGCCATCCAGCAGGCCGGCAGCGGCGTGTTCCTGGCGTTTGTGATGGCAGGCTTGCTCGCGCTGATGTTTGCCTTTTGCTACGCCGAACTGGGCCGCGCCCACAACAGCGCCGGGGGCGAGTATGTGTACGCCAAGCGCGTGTTTGGCGGCATGGCCGGCTATGCGACATTCCTGACGGTGCTGGTGATGTTGCTGTTTATCCCGCCGGTGCTGGCCACAGGCGCCGCGACTTATCTGAATAACGCCTTGGGCACGAAGTTCGACTCCCAGACCGTCGCGCTGGTAATCGTGGTGTGCAGCTACGCCTTGGGCATCCTCAATATCAAGCTCAATGCCTGGATCACCGGTACGTGCCTGCTGCTTGAAGTGGCTGCGCTGCTGGTGATCGTGGTGATCGGCTTCGGCAACCCGGTGCAACCGGCCAGTGTGTTGTTCCAGCCGCAGATCGTCGAAAACGGCGTGCTGCACCTGGCGCCGTGGGCGCTGGTGATCGGCGCGGTGGGTATCGGTCTGTTTTCCTACAATGGTTACGGCCCGGCAGTGTTGCTGGCCGAGGACATGAAATGCGGCGGCAAAGGCGTACACAAGGCGGTGCTGTGGTCCCTCGGCCTGGTGGTGATCATCGAGCTGGTGCCGATCACTGCGCTGTTGATCGGTGCGCCATCGCTGAGTGAGATGATCAGCAGCCCGGACCCTATCGGCTACCTGTTGACCAGCCATGGCAATGAGACCTTGTCGCGGCTGGTCAGCGCCGGGATCTTCCTGTCGGTGTTCAATGCGATTGTCGCGATCGTGATCCAGATCGGCCGCGTGGTGTTCAGCAGCGGGCGCGACGCGCTGTGGACGCCGAGCATCAACAAACTGTTCACGCGTATTCATCCACGCTGGGATTCGCCCTGGTTGGCTACGCTGTTCCTGGCGATTCCTTCGGCGCTGTTGAGTTTCAGCTCCAACCTGGCCGACCTGACCTCGTTCAGCGTGTTGCTGATCATGCTGGTGTACCTGGTGGTGGCGTTGAGCGCGTTGATGAGCCGGGTGCTGCTGCGTGATCGCGAGCATCCCTATCGCATGCCGCTGTGGCCGCTGCCGGCGTTGGTCGCGGTACTCGGGGCGGGTTATCTGTTGGTCACCCTGGTGGCGGCGGCTTCGATCCGCGACATCATGATCATCATCGGTTTGCTGGCGCTGTCGGTGATTCTGTATTGCATCAGTGGCCGGTTGAGTCCGGTCTTCCAGAAATTGTAA
- a CDS encoding DmpA family aminopeptidase, giving the protein MRARQLGITLGLGTPGEWNAITDVPGVRVGHSTIKTLVDGKHVRTGVSVIQPRAGEARQQPCFAGYHVLNGNGDATGLEWINEAGLLTTPLAITNTHSIGIVRDSLIALERERLADPAVYWCMPVVMETYDGLLNDIWGQHVGPEHVREAVDNAETGPVQEGAVGGGTGMICHEFKGGIGTASRRLPAEQGGWTVGVLVQANHGKRQELRVDGYPVGRQLMEIASPFAEQGTPGMGSIVVILATDAPLLPHQCQRLAQRASIGIARTGGGTEDSSGDLFLAFATGNQDLPPADYGRKGLPFSSALQMVNNDHISPLFSAAAEAVEEAIINAILAGEDMLTDQGVQVPGLDGETLLAVLHKTGWSVSR; this is encoded by the coding sequence ATGCGCGCACGTCAATTGGGCATCACGTTGGGGCTCGGCACGCCCGGTGAATGGAACGCCATTACCGATGTGCCCGGTGTCCGGGTCGGGCACAGCACGATCAAGACGCTGGTCGACGGCAAGCACGTGCGCACTGGCGTCAGCGTGATCCAGCCGCGCGCCGGCGAAGCCCGCCAGCAACCGTGCTTCGCCGGTTATCACGTGCTCAATGGCAATGGTGATGCCACCGGCCTTGAATGGATCAACGAAGCGGGGCTGTTGACCACGCCGTTGGCCATCACCAACACCCACAGCATCGGCATTGTGCGCGACAGCCTGATCGCCCTGGAACGCGAGCGCCTGGCAGACCCGGCGGTGTACTGGTGCATGCCGGTGGTGATGGAAACCTATGACGGCCTGCTCAACGACATCTGGGGCCAGCACGTCGGCCCCGAGCATGTGCGCGAAGCCGTGGACAACGCCGAAACCGGCCCGGTGCAGGAAGGCGCGGTCGGCGGCGGCACCGGCATGATCTGCCATGAATTCAAAGGCGGCATCGGCACGGCCTCGCGGCGCCTGCCGGCGGAACAGGGCGGCTGGACTGTCGGCGTGCTGGTGCAGGCCAACCATGGCAAGCGCCAGGAGTTGCGGGTGGATGGCTACCCGGTGGGGCGCCAGTTGATGGAGATTGCGTCGCCCTTTGCCGAGCAAGGCACGCCGGGCATGGGCTCGATCGTGGTGATCCTGGCCACCGACGCGCCGCTGTTGCCGCACCAATGCCAGCGCCTGGCGCAGCGCGCGTCCATCGGCATCGCCCGCACTGGCGGCGGCACCGAGGATTCCAGCGGTGACCTGTTCCTGGCCTTTGCCACCGGTAACCAGGATCTGCCGCCAGCGGATTATGGACGCAAGGGGCTGCCATTCAGCAGCGCGTTGCAGATGGTCAACAACGATCATATTTCACCGCTGTTCAGCGCGGCGGCGGAGGCGGTGGAAGAGGCGATCATCAATGCGATCCTGGCCGGTGAGGACATGCTCACCGATCAAGGTGTGCAGGTACCCGGATTAGACGGTGAAACGCTGTTGGCGGTATTGCACAAGACGGGTTGGAGTGTGTCCCGGTAA